A window of the Equus przewalskii isolate Varuska chromosome 10, EquPr2, whole genome shotgun sequence genome harbors these coding sequences:
- the GPR142 gene encoding LOW QUALITY PROTEIN: probable G-protein coupled receptor 142 (The sequence of the model RefSeq protein was modified relative to this genomic sequence to represent the inferred CDS: deleted 1 base in 1 codon): MLGGSCRDPQKKPQVTQHSGPRSMRLEGGETDGQPRVTPLPTPNGSGLSQELESHWPEIQERSPCVAGVIPVIYYSILLGLGLPVNLLTTVALGRLAARTRKPSYYYLLALTASDVVTQVVIVFVGFLLQGAVLAREVPQAVVRTANILQFAANHASVWIAVLLTVDRYSAMCHPLHHRAASSLGRARRAIAIVLSAALLTGIPFYWWLDVWRDTDPPSTLDKVLKWAHCLTVYFIPCGVFLVANSAIICRLRRRGQSGLRPRVGKSTAILLGITTLFALLWAPRIFVMLYHLYVAPVHRDWRVHLALDVANMAAMLNTAVNFGLYCFVSKTFRATVREVIQDARLVCTLGARPEDMVVEPVLKPPELLKGAEL; encoded by the exons ATGCTGGGAGGGAGCTGCAGGGACCCCCAGAAAAAGCCGCAA GTGACCCAGCACTCAGGACCCAGGAGCATGAGGCTTGAGGGAGGAGAGACAG ATGGCCAGCCAAGAGTGACCCCGCTGCCCACACCCAATGGCAGTGGGCTGAGCCAGGAGCTTGAAAGCCATTGGCCGGAGATCCAAGAGAGGTCCCCATGTGTGGCTGGTGTTATCCCTGTCATCTATTACAGCATcctgctgggcctggggctgcctg TCAACCTCCTGACCACAGTGGCCCTGGGCCGCCTCGCCGCCAGGACCAGGAAGCCTTCCTACTACTACCTCCTGGCGCTCACGGCCTCAGACGTCGTCACCCAGGTGGTCATCGTGTTCGTGGGCTTCCTCCTGCAGGGAGCAGTGCTGGCCCGAGAGGTGCCCCAGGCTGTGGTGCGCACGGCTAACATCCTGCAGTTCGCTGCCAACCACGCCTCCGTCTGGATCGCCGTCCTGCTCACAGTGGACCGGTACAGTGCCATGTGCCACCCCCTGCACCATCGGGCCGCCTCATCCCTGGGCCGGGCCCGCCGGGCCATCGCCATTGTCCTCAGTGCTGCCTTGCTGACTGGCATCCCCTTCTACTGGTGGCTGGACGTGTGGAGGGATACAGACCCCCCCAGCACGCTGGACAAGGTCCTCAAGTGGGCTCACTGCCTCACCGTCTATTTCATCCCTTGTGGCGTTTTCCTGGTGGCCAACTCGGCCATCATCTGCCGACTACGGAGGAGGGGCCAGAGTGGGCTGCGGCCCCGGGTGGGCAAGAGCACAGCCATCCTCCTGGGCATCACCACGCTCTTTGCCCTCCTTTGGGCACCCCGGATCTTTGTCATGCTCTACCACCTGTATGTGGCCCCTGTCCACCGGGACTGGAGGGTCCACCTGGCCTTGGATGTGGCCAACATGGCAGCCATGCTCAACACAGCCGTCAACTTTGGCCTCTACTGCTTTGTCAGCAAGACTTTCCGGGCCACTGTGCGAGAGGTCATCCAGGATGCCCGCCTGGTCTGTACGCTGGGAGCCCGGCCAGAGGACATGGTGGTGGAGCCTGTGCTGAAGCCTCCAGAACTCCTCAAAGGGGCAGAATTGTAG
- the BTBD17 gene encoding BTB/POZ domain-containing protein 17 — protein MAEAWWGEGSQLGRGCSPLAGSYIRRRDVSGVVWASLSFQQTRSWGTKMLRLGYAKPGSWGSFWAILTLVGLATRAAQKADVGGEAAGTSINHSQMLLQRLQELLRQGNASDVVLRVQAAGTDEVRVFHAHRLLLGLHSELFRELLSNQSEVVLVEPRDCAAVFDKFIRYLYCGELTVLLAQAIPLHRLATKYGVASLQRGVADYMRAHLAGGAGPAVGWYHYAVSTGDEALRESCLQFLAWNLSAVAGSAEWGAVSPELLAQLLPRSDLVLQDELELFHALEAWLGRARPPPAVAERALRAIRYPMIPPAQLFQLQARSAALARHGDAVADLLLQAYQFHAASPLHYAKFFDLNGSAFLPRNYLAPAWGAPWVINNPARDDRSTSFQTQLGPSGHDSGRRVTWNVLFSPRWLPVSLRPVYADAAGTALPAARPEDGRPRLVVTPASSGGDAAGVSFQKTVLVGARQHGRLLVRHAYSFHQSSEEAGDFLAHADLQRRNSEYLVENALHLHLIVKPVYHTLIRTPK, from the exons ATGGCAGAGgcttggtggggggagggaagcCAGCTGGGAAGGGGGTGCTCTCCCCTTGCTGGATCCTATATAAGGAGGAGAGATGTGAGCGGAGTGGTCTGGGCTTCGCTGTCCTTCCAGCAGACTCGGAGCTGGGGCACAAAGATGCTTAGGCTGGGCTATGCCAAGCCTGGGTCCTGGGGCAGCTTCTGGGCCATCCTGACCTTGGTGGGCCTGGCCACTCGTGCAG CCCAGAAAGCTGACGTTGGCGGGGAGGCAGCGGGCACCTCCATCAACCACTCCCAGATGCTGCTCCAACGCTTGCAGGAGCTGCTGAGGCAGGGCAATGCCAGCGACGTGGTTCTGCGGGTGCAGGCTGCAGGCACCGACGAGGTCCGAGTCTTCCACGCCCACCGCCTGCTGCTGGGACTGCACAGTGAGCTGTTCCGGGAGCTGCTGAGTAACCAGAGCGAGGTGGTGCTGGTGGAGCCCCGGGACTGCGCCGCCGTCTTTGACAAGTTCATCAG GTACCTCTACTGCGGTGAGCTGACCGTGCTGCTGGCTCAGGCCATCCCCCTGCACAGGCTGGCCACCAAGTACGGCGTGGCGTCCCTGCAGCGGGGCGTGGCCGACTACATGCGCGCGCACCTGGCAGGCGGCGCGGGCCCGGCGGTGGGCTGGTACCACTATGCGGTGAGCACCGGCGACGAGGCCCTGCGCGAGAGCTGCCTGCAGTTCCTGGCCTGGAACCTGTCGGCCGTGGCGGGGAGCGCCGAGTGGGGCGCCGTGAGCCCCGAGCTGCTGGCGCAGCTCCTGCCGCGCTCGGACCTGGTGCTGCAGGACGAGCTGGAGCTGTTCCACGCGCTGGAGGCGTGGCTGGGCCGCGCGCGGCCGCCCCCCGCCGTGGCCGAGCGGGCGCTGCGCGCCATCCGCTACCCCATGATCCCGCCGGCGCAGCTGTTCCAGCTGCAGGCGCGCTCGGCCGCCCTAGCGCGCCACGGCGACGCGGTGGCCGACCTCCTGCTGCAGGCCTACCAGTTCCACGCCGCCTCGCCGCTGCACTACGCCAAGTTCTTCGACCTCAATGGCAGCGCCTTCCTGCCCCGCAACTACCTCGCGCCCGCCTGGGGCGCCCCGTGGGTCATCAACAACCCGGCCCGCGACGACCGCAGCACCAGCTTCCAGACGCAGCTGGGCCCGAGCGGCCACGACTCGGGTCGCCGGGTCACTTGGAATGTGCTCTTCTCGCCGCGCTGGCTGCCCGTCAGCCTGCGGCCCGTCTACGCGGACGCCGCGGGCACCGCGCTGCCCGCCGCGCGTCCCGAGGATGGCCGGCCGCGGCTCGTGGTCACGCCGGCCAGCAGCGGCGGCGACGCGGCGGGCGTGAGCTTCCAGAAGACGGTGCTGGTGGGGGCGCGCCAGCACGGCCGCCTGCTGGTGCGCCACGCCTACAGCTTCCACCAGAGCAGCGAGGAGGCGGGCGACTTCCTGGCGCACGCAGACCTGCAGCGGCGCAACTCCGAGTACCTGGTGGAGAACGCCCTGCACCTCCACCTCATCGTCAAGCCCGTCTACCACACCCTCATCCGGACCCCCAAGTAG
- the KIF19 gene encoding kinesin-like protein KIF19: protein MKDGGDSKDQQLMVALRVRPISVAELEEGATLIAHKVDEQMVVLMDPMEDPDDILRAHRSREKSYLFDVAFDFTATQEMVYQATTKSLIEGVISGYNATVFAYGPTGCGKTYTMLGTDHEPGIYVRTLNDLFHAIEETSNDMEYEVSMSYLEIYNEMIRDLLNPALGYLELREDSKGVVQVAGITEVSTINAKEVMQLLMKGNRQRTQEPTAANQTSSRSHAVLQVAVRQRSRVPNVLQEVRQGRLFMIDLAGSERAAQTQNRGQRMKEGAHINRSLLALGNCINALSDKSSNKYINYRDSKLTRLLKDSLGGNSRTVMIAHISPASSAFEESRNTLTYAGRAKNIKTRVKQNLLNVSYHIAQYTSIIADLRGEIQRLKCKIDEQGGRGQARGRLERGDIRHVQAEVQLHSGPGEQADMGQLREQLVSAFQEQMDVRRRLLELENHAMEVQIDTSRHLLTIAGWEHEKSRRALKWREEQRKESYTKDDSEKDSDMGDDQPDILEPPEVASARESIAALVGEQKKMRKQKLALEQRCRELRARGRRLEETLPRRIGSEEQREVLSLLCRVHELEVENTEMQSHALLRDGALRHRREAVRRLEQHRSLCDEIIQGQRQIIDDYNLAVPQHLEELYEVYLRELEEGSLERATIMDRVASRALQDSSLPKITPAGTTLTPESDPESVKTQSSEAQRLQNSIFPPLSPESEANRVFKASPRAWQVKSSSVPTPPPIQMGSLVTQEAPTQDSLVSLSSRINSSPNSSENLSEIPLSHKERKEILTSTKCISVKAARRRSRALGTEGCHLLAPAMERSSLSLHSLSEADDSRPSGPLACKRPPSPTLQHAASEDNLSSSTGEAPSQAAKHRGNGPGPWLHGQKKSLGKKREESLEAKRRKRRSRSFEVTGQGLSRPKTHLLGPRPMEGISGHRMPVCEHPAPGIRHLGKVTLPLAKVKLPPSQNTGPGDSSPLAVPSNPAGVSRRATHGPRLPHGTSTHGKDGLPRRN, encoded by the exons ATGAAGGACGGCGGGGACTCCAAGGACCAGCAACTCATG GTGGCGCTCCGGGTCCGGCCCATCAGcgtggcagagctggaggagggagccaCCCTTATCGCCCACAAAGTGGATGAACAG ATGGTGGTTCTCATGGACCCAATGGAGGACCCTGATGACATCCTGCGGGCACACCGCTCCCGGGAGAAGTCCTACTTGTTTGATGTGGCCTTTGACTTCACTGCCACCCAG GAGATGGTGTATCAGGCCACCACCAAAAGCCTCATTGAAGGCGTCATCTCAGGCTATAATGCCACTGTCTTCGCCTATGGCCCCACAG GCTGTGGGAAAACCTACACCATGCTGGGCACAGACCACGAGCCCGGCATCTACGTTCGGACCCTCAATGACCTCTTCCACGCCATTGAGGAGACCAGCAACGACATGGAATATGAGGTGTCCATGTCCTACCTGGAG ATCTACAACGAGATGATCCGGGACCTGCTGAACCCCGCCCTGGGGTACCTGGAGCTGAGGGAGGACTCCAAAGGGGTGGTCCAGGTGGCTGGAATCACTGAGGTCTCCACCATCAATGCCAAAGAG gtCATGCAGCTGCTGATGAAGGGGAACCGGCAGAGGACCCAGGAGCCCACGGCCGCCAACCAGACGTCCTCGCGCTCCCATGCCGTGCTCCAGGTCGCCGTGCGCCAGCGCAGCCGGGTCCCAAATGTCCTGCAGGAGGTGCGGCAGGGCCGTCTGTTCATGATCGACCTGGCTGGCTCTGAGCGTGCAGCCCAG ACACAGAACCGTGGGCAGCGCATGAAAGAGGGGGCCCACATCAACCGCTCCCTGCTGGCGCTGGGCAACTGCATCAATGCGCTGAGCGACAAGAGCAGCAACAAGTACATCAACTATCGCGACAGCAAGCTCACCCGGCTCCTGAAG GACTCCCTGGGTGGGAACAGCCGCACGGTGATGATCGCCCACATCAGTCCAGCGAGCAGCGCCTTTGAGGAGTCCCGGAACACCCTGACCTACGCCGGCCGGGCCAAGAACATCAAGACCAGG GTGAAGCAGAACCTGCTCAACGTCTCCTACCACATCGCCCAGTACACCAGCATCATCGCCGACCTGAGGGGCGAGATCCAGCGGCTCAAGTGCAAGATCGATGAGCAgggggggcggggccaggcccGGGGCCGGCTGGAGCGGGGCGACATCCGCCACGtccaag CCGAGGTCCAGCTGCACAGCGGGCCAGGTGAGCAGGCTGACATGGGACAGCTGCGGGAGCAACTCGTCAGCGCTTTCCAGGAGCAGATGGACGTGCGGAGACGCCTGCTGGAGCTGGAGAACCACGCCATGGAAGTCCAGATCGACACCTCCCGCCACCTGCTCACCATTGCCGG CTGGGAGCACGAGAAGTCACGCCGGGCCCTCAAATGGCGGGAGGAGCAGCGGAAGGAGTCCTACACCAAGGACGACAGTGAGAAGGACTCCGACATGGGCGATGACCAGCCAGACATCCTGGAGCCGCCCGAGGTGGCCTCAGCCCGGGAGAGCATCGCCGCCCTGGTGGGCGAGCAGAAGAAGATGCGGAAGCAGAAG CTGGCCCTGGAGCAGCGCTGCCGCGAGCTGCGCGCGCGGGGCCGGCGCCTGGAGGAGACGCTGCCGCGGCGCATCGGCTCCGAGGAGCAGCGCGAGGTGCTGAGCCTGCTGTGCCGCGTGCACGAGCTGGAGGTGGAGAACACCGAGATGCAGTCGCACGCGCTGCTCCGGGATGGCGCGCTCCGCCACCGCCGCGAGGCCGTGCGCCGCCTGGAGCAGCACCGCAGCCTCTGCGACGAGATCATCCAGGGCCAACGGCAGATCATTGACG actACAACCTGGCGGTCCCTCAGCACCTGGAGGAGCTCTACGAAGTGTACCTgcgggagctggaggagggcagCCTGGAGCGGGCCACCATCATGGACCGGGTGGCCTCTAGGGCCTTGCAG gACAGCTCCTTGCCCAAAATTACCCCAGCAGGGACCACACTGACCCCGGAGTCTGACCCAGAGAGCGTGAAGACGCAGAGCTCTGAGGCCCAGCGCCTGCAGAACAGCATCTTCCCTCCGCTCAGCCCAGAAAG TGAAGCCAACCGCGTGTTCAAGGCCAGTCCCCGGGCCTGGCAGGTGAAGAgctcctctgtgcccaccccgccccccatccAGATGGGCAGCCTGGTGACCCAGGAG GCCCCCACTCAGGACAGCCTGGTCAGCCTGAGCAGCCGGATCAACTCTTCCCCCAACAGCAGCGAGAATCTGTCAGAGATCCCCTTGTCCCACAAAG aaaggaaggagatCCTGACCAGCACCAAGTGCATCTCAGTGAAGGCCGCCCGGCGGCGCTCGCGGGCCCTGGGCACTGAGGGGTGCCACCTGCTGGCTCCCGCGATGGAGCGCAGCAGCCTGTCCTTGCACTCGCTGAGCGAGGCTGATGATTCTCGGCCCTCTGGCCCGCTGGCCTGCAAGCGGCCGCCCAGCCCCACGCTGCAGCACGCTGCCAGCGAGGACAACCTGTCTAGCAGCACGGGCGAGGCCCCATCTCAGGCAGCCAAGCATCGTGGCAAcggccctgggccctggctgcATGGCCAGAAGAAAAGCCTGGGCAAGAAACGGGAGGAGTCGCTGGAGGCGAAGAGAAGGAAGCGGAGGTCCCGGTCctttgaggtcacagggcaaggg CTCTCCCGCCCCAAGACTCACCTCCTGGGGCCCCGTCCCATGGAGGGCATCTCGGGCCACAGGATGCCAGTGTGCGAGCACCCAGCCCCTGGTATTCGGCATCTAGGAAAGGTCACACTGCCTTTGGCCAAGGTCAAACTCCCTCCGAGCCAGAATACGG GCCCTGGGGACTCCTCACCCCTTGCTGTTCCCTCCAACCCAGCTGGTGTTTCCCGGCGGGCTACCCATGGGCCCCGCCTACCCCACGGCACAAGTACCCATGGCAAAGATGGACTCCCCCGGCGTAACTGA